A genomic stretch from Candidatus Methylomirabilota bacterium includes:
- the rbsK gene encoding ribokinase, translating into MPAVVVVGSANMDFTVQVDRAPKPGETIFGRNLLISFGGKGANQAVAVRRAGAAVAFVGKVGQDQHGEQIRTHLETVGIGEAGLISDASCATGVAFILVEPDGRNQIVVASGCNYRLTPAEIEARDHLLTGEILLLQLETPVETVFSALRRAKEKGMRTILNPAPATRLPQEVFPLVDLLTPNETEASTLTGVAVEDRGGAEKAGANLLAMGCGGVIITLGADGALWMSKDGTQHFPGFSVQPVDSTAAGDAFNGALAAALAEGSALEEAIPFANAAGAVATTRRGAQESLPDRAAILALVSSVK; encoded by the coding sequence ATGCCGGCGGTCGTAGTCGTCGGATCAGCAAACATGGACTTTACCGTCCAGGTGGATCGAGCGCCCAAGCCGGGGGAAACGATCTTTGGCCGGAACCTCTTGATATCCTTTGGAGGTAAGGGGGCGAATCAGGCTGTGGCTGTCCGTCGGGCTGGGGCTGCTGTAGCTTTTGTCGGCAAGGTGGGGCAGGACCAGCATGGCGAGCAGATCCGCACACATCTCGAGACGGTAGGAATCGGGGAAGCCGGACTCATCTCGGATGCCAGTTGCGCCACCGGTGTGGCCTTTATCCTGGTCGAGCCGGATGGCCGAAATCAGATTGTGGTGGCTTCCGGGTGCAACTATCGCCTGACGCCAGCAGAGATTGAAGCCCGCGATCACCTGCTGACCGGAGAGATTCTTCTCCTGCAGCTGGAGACCCCTGTCGAAACGGTCTTCTCGGCCCTCCGACGGGCAAAAGAAAAAGGAATGCGAACCATCCTGAACCCTGCTCCCGCCACCCGTCTCCCACAAGAGGTTTTCCCCTTGGTGGACCTTTTAACCCCCAATGAAACGGAGGCCTCCACCCTGACCGGTGTCGCTGTGGAGGATCGAGGTGGGGCAGAGAAAGCGGGCGCCAACCTTCTCGCGATGGGCTGTGGGGGCGTGATCATCACGCTGGGGGCAGACGGCGCCTTGTGGATGAGTAAAGACGGGACGCAACACTTTCCGGGCTTTTCCGTCCAACCGGTTGATTCCACAGCCGCCGGCGACGCCTTTAACGGAGCGCTAGCCGCCGCATTAGCTGAGGGCAGTGCGCTGGAAGAGGCGATCCCCTTTGCGAACGCCGCTGGCGCAGTGGCCACAACTCGCCGAGGGGCCCAAGAGTCGCTTCCCGACCGGGCGGCAATTTTGGCCCTCGTTTCGTCCGTGAAGTGA
- a CDS encoding nucleoside hydrolase codes for MKRVIIDTDPGIDDALALFLALRSPEMRVEAITTVAGNTSVENCTRNAFRVLELLNPEPRPKVAQGAARPLEREHRAAVEVHGSDGLGELSRYQNPDGSPRYPEPREGPAPTQAADMILELIGRYPGEMSLITLGPLTNVAQALLRDRGTMGKVQQVVCMGGAVLVPGNTSPTAEFNIATDPEAARIVFASGLPLTLIPLDVTERVRLSEEALRTWVEPLADPPAQFLLDCTAQVIAFSGKFEGFPGIILHDPLTVGVVIDRSLVKTQPLYVQVETRGEITAGMTVADRRPFRAEGRPNVEVALEVEADRFLTLFMERLCRRS; via the coding sequence ATGAAAAGAGTTATCATCGATACGGATCCCGGGATTGACGATGCGCTTGCCCTTTTCCTGGCCTTAAGATCGCCAGAGATGCGGGTGGAGGCGATCACCACCGTGGCGGGCAACACCTCGGTTGAAAACTGCACCCGAAACGCCTTCCGCGTCCTAGAGCTCCTGAATCCGGAACCCCGCCCAAAAGTAGCCCAAGGTGCGGCCCGTCCTCTCGAGCGTGAACACCGGGCTGCTGTGGAGGTGCATGGTAGCGACGGGCTTGGGGAGCTGTCCCGCTATCAGAATCCGGACGGTAGCCCTCGATATCCCGAGCCACGGGAAGGTCCGGCACCGACGCAAGCAGCCGACATGATCCTCGAGCTCATCGGTCGTTACCCCGGTGAAATGAGCCTGATCACCCTCGGCCCGCTCACCAACGTTGCCCAGGCCCTGCTCAGAGATCGCGGTACTATGGGAAAGGTTCAGCAAGTGGTCTGTATGGGCGGTGCCGTTCTTGTCCCGGGGAACACCTCGCCGACCGCAGAGTTCAACATCGCCACCGACCCTGAGGCAGCCCGGATTGTATTTGCTTCCGGGCTCCCGCTGACGCTTATCCCCCTCGATGTGACGGAGCGTGTCCGCCTCTCGGAAGAAGCGCTCAGAACCTGGGTGGAACCCCTCGCCGATCCCCCTGCCCAGTTCCTGCTGGACTGCACCGCGCAGGTCATTGCCTTTTCTGGAAAATTTGAGGGATTTCCCGGAATCATCCTCCACGACCCCCTGACCGTGGGCGTGGTGATTGACCGATCACTGGTAAAGACCCAGCCCCTGTATGTCCAGGTAGAGACGCGGGGCGAGATCACTGCGGGGATGACGGTGGCGGATCGCCGCCCCTTTCGGGCAGAGGGAAGACCCAACGTGGAGGTGGCCCTCGAGGTGGAGGCGGACCGCTTCCTCACCCTGTTCATGGAACGTTTATGCCGGCGGTCGTAG
- a CDS encoding alpha/beta hydrolase has translation MFPEKGTVFFPDSLMIGTPADLGLAYEEVFFETEDRIKLHGWYVPHESSRVALLWFHGNAGNISHRLENLALLHKLVGVNIFIFDYREYGRSEGEISKAGTFRDAFAAFGYLCGRAELDPDRIVLFGRSLGTALATAVAAERDCLGVILESTFTSTDDVMRMYFQFLPPLPAGTVKYDTLSLIGKAKAPTMVIHGEYDEIIPLWMGERVYEAAREPKEFYLIRGSAHNDTYIAGGEEYFTKLKDFIDRLR, from the coding sequence ATGTTTCCAGAGAAGGGTACGGTCTTTTTTCCCGATTCTTTGATGATCGGAACCCCGGCGGATTTGGGGCTTGCCTATGAAGAGGTCTTTTTTGAGACCGAGGATAGGATCAAACTTCACGGGTGGTACGTCCCGCATGAAAGCAGTCGTGTTGCCCTGCTCTGGTTTCACGGCAATGCAGGGAATATCAGCCACCGGCTGGAAAATCTCGCGCTTCTGCATAAACTGGTCGGGGTGAATATTTTCATCTTCGATTATCGAGAGTACGGAAGGAGCGAAGGGGAGATCTCCAAGGCCGGCACGTTCCGTGATGCCTTTGCTGCCTTCGGGTATTTATGCGGCCGGGCCGAGTTGGACCCGGACCGCATCGTCCTCTTCGGTCGATCGTTGGGCACAGCCCTCGCAACCGCCGTGGCGGCAGAGCGCGACTGTCTCGGCGTCATTCTGGAATCGACCTTTACATCCACCGATGATGTAATGCGTATGTACTTTCAATTCCTTCCCCCCCTGCCAGCCGGCACGGTCAAATACGATACCCTCTCGTTGATCGGAAAAGCGAAAGCACCCACGATGGTCATCCACGGGGAGTATGACGAAATCATCCCGCTGTGGATGGGGGAACGGGTGTACGAGGCGGCCAGAGAGCCAAAAGAGTTCTACCTCATCCGCGGATCAGCGCACAACGACACCTACATAGCGGGAGGGGAGGAGTACTTCACCAAGCTGAAAGACTTCATCGACCGTCTCCGTTGA
- a CDS encoding M48 family metallopeptidase → MWQQWQHKVVGIVLPLLFVLASCATAPSGRTQLILISPEQESQLGVDAFQQVLSKEEITHDPELQGVVDRIGWRIARAANLTDAEWEFVVIDDPETVNAFALPGGKVGVYIGMFPVARTEGGLAAVMSHEVAHVMARHGAERLSQGLLAQLGAVAIQAGMSGSDPGAVRGVMTAYGLGATVGVLLPYSRLQESEADRIGVILMAKAGYDPKEAVHVWERMAREDGRRPPEFLSTHPDPESRIRDLKALMPNALRHYRPLPDQVNDSTRLLPGLKGQDSW, encoded by the coding sequence ATGTGGCAGCAGTGGCAGCACAAGGTTGTGGGAATCGTCCTTCCGCTGCTCTTCGTTCTGGCGTCCTGTGCCACCGCCCCCTCCGGGCGCACTCAACTCATTCTCATCTCGCCGGAACAGGAAAGCCAGCTGGGGGTCGATGCATTTCAGCAGGTCCTCTCGAAAGAGGAGATCACTCACGATCCTGAGCTCCAGGGGGTGGTGGACCGGATCGGGTGGCGGATTGCGAGGGCGGCCAACCTGACCGATGCCGAATGGGAGTTCGTGGTGATCGACGATCCTGAGACGGTCAATGCATTTGCGCTTCCGGGAGGTAAAGTCGGGGTCTATATCGGCATGTTCCCTGTCGCCAGGACCGAGGGAGGACTGGCGGCTGTCATGTCCCACGAGGTGGCCCATGTAATGGCACGGCACGGGGCAGAGCGTCTCAGCCAAGGGCTCTTGGCCCAGCTGGGGGCGGTAGCCATCCAGGCCGGAATGTCTGGAAGCGATCCTGGCGCTGTGCGGGGTGTCATGACCGCCTATGGCCTCGGAGCAACCGTGGGCGTTCTTCTCCCCTATAGCCGCCTTCAGGAGTCAGAGGCGGACCGGATTGGGGTGATCCTGATGGCGAAAGCGGGCTACGATCCCAAGGAAGCGGTACACGTGTGGGAGCGGATGGCACGGGAGGACGGACGTCGCCCGCCCGAGTTCCTCTCGACTCACCCAGATCCCGAAAGTCGTATCCGGGATCTCAAGGCGTTGATGCCAAACGCCCTGAGACACTACCGGCCTTTGCCGGATCAGGTCAACGACAGCACCCGCCTTCTCCCCGGCCTGAAGGGTCAGGATAGCTGGTAA